The Brassica napus cultivar Da-Ae chromosome A4 unlocalized genomic scaffold, Da-Ae chrA04_Random_1, whole genome shotgun sequence genome has a segment encoding these proteins:
- the LOC106391491 gene encoding aquaporin TIP1-1, giving the protein MPIRNIAVGSPNEATRPDALKAALAEFISTMIFVFAGSGSGMAFNKLTENGATTPAGLVAASLAHAFGLFVAVSVGANISGGHVNPAVTFGAFVGGNITLLRGILYWIAQLLGSVVACLLLKFATGGLVVPAFGLSAGVGVSNALVFEIVMTFGLVYTVYATAVDPKNGSLGTIAPIAIGFIVGANILAGGAFSGASMNPAVAFGPAVVSWSWNNHWVYWAGPLVGGGLAGLIYEVFFINTTHEQLPTTDY; this is encoded by the exons ATGCCGATCAGAAACATCGCCGTTGGAAGTCCCAATGAGGCCACCCGTCCCGACGCCTTAAAGGCGGCGTTGGCTGAGTTTATTTCAACTATGATCTTTGTCTTCGCCGGCTCAGGCTCAGGAATGGCTTTCAACAAGCTCACTGAAAATGGAGCCACCACTCCCGCCGGTCTCGTAGCTGCCTCACTGGCACACGCTTTTGGACTCTTTGTTGCTGTCTCAGTTGGCGCCAACATCTCCGGCGGACACGTTAACCCTGCCGTCACTTTCGGCGCTTTCGTTGGTGGAAACATCACTCTCCTCCGTGGTATACTCTACTGGATTGCTCAGCTACTCGGCTCAGTCGTTGCTTGTCTCCTCCTCAAGTTCGCCACCGGCGGTTTG GTTGTGCCGGCTTTTGGCCTCTCCGCCGGAGTTGGAGTGTCGAACGCTTTGGTTTTCGAGATTGTGATGACCTTCGGGCTTGTTTACACAGTCTACGCCACCGCCGTTGATCCCAAGAACGGAAGTCTTGGAACCATCGCTCCCATAGCAATTGGTTTCATTGTCGGTGCCAACATCTTAGCTGGAGGAGCCTTTAGTGGAGCCTCCATGAACCCCGCCGTGGCTTTTGGACCAGCGGTGGTAAGCTGGTCGTGGAACAACCACTGGGTCTACTGGGCCGGACCTCTTGTTGGCGGTGGACTCGCTGGACTCATCTACGAGGTTTTCTTCATCAACACCACCCACGAACAGCTCCCCACCACCGACTACTGA